DNA from Streptomyces luteogriseus:
CCGTTGGCCGGGCTCAGTTCGAAGTGATCGCTCATGGTGAGGTACGAGTATCCGAGGTAGCCGCCGAGGCCCAGCAGCACCAGCCCGGACAGGGCGGGCACGGCGACGGCAAGCAGTGCCTCGCGCGGTCCCTCGTGCAGCGCCGCACGGAACCGCACGGCACAGGCGAGCGCGGTGAGGCCGTAGTAGAGGGCCACGATCAGGCCGATGGCGTTGACGGCGGCCAGCAGCATGTCGCTCAGCTTGGGGATCGCGAAGGCGAGCACGGCGATCACGGCGGCGACGGACATCACGACGACCGTCCCGGCGGCCGGAGTGCCGAAGCGCGGGTGGACCCGGGTCCACAGCGGGCCCATGGTGCGGTCCCGCCCCATGGCGAGCAGGCCGCGTGCGGTGGGGATCAGGGTGGCCTGCACGGAGGCGACGGCGGAGAACATCAGGGCGATGAGCGGCAGGGTGGCCCAGGGCTCGGCGGCCAGCTTCTCCCCCAGATAGGGGAGGGCCTGCGGGCCGTTGCGGACCAGTTCGGCCAGGCTCATCTCCCGCTGGAAGGCGACCGAGGCGAAGAGGAACAGGCCGAGCATCGCGAACAGGGCGATGAGTCCGCCCCGGGCCGAGTCACCCGGGTCCTTCGTCTCCTCGGTGACGCTGAACGCCGCGTCCCAGCCCCAGAAGAAGAACACCGCGAGGACCATGCCCTGGGCGAAGGCGGTGCCGCTGGAGATCTCGAACGGGTTGAACCAGGACAGCGACACCGCGTGGTCGCCGGTGACCAGGGCCCAGCCGCAGAACCCGAGCAGCACCGCGTACTCGAAGACCAGCAGGGCGAACTGGAACCGCGTCGCGCTCCGGACGCCGGTGACGGCCAGGACGGTGAGGGCGAGCAGGATCACCAGCCCGACCGCCGTGCAGACGCCGGTGGACGTCGGATCGAGGGCGACACCGGCCAGGCTGTGCAGACCGGCCTTGCCGGCGAAGGCCAGC
Protein-coding regions in this window:
- a CDS encoding APC family permease translates to MSSAPPPPRPALRRSLGVVDGVAIAASSTAATTSIAIGMGTIATVVGLQAPALLLLAFLPVLGIALAYARLNRSEPNCGNGYTWVGRSLGPWPGFLTGWVTLVGSVIFCAYTSAIMGSVVLAFAGKAGLHSLAGVALDPTSTGVCTAVGLVILLALTVLAVTGVRSATRFQFALLVFEYAVLLGFCGWALVTGDHAVSLSWFNPFEISSGTAFAQGMVLAVFFFWGWDAAFSVTEETKDPGDSARGGLIALFAMLGLFLFASVAFQREMSLAELVRNGPQALPYLGEKLAAEPWATLPLIALMFSAVASVQATLIPTARGLLAMGRDRTMGPLWTRVHPRFGTPAAGTVVVMSVAAVIAVLAFAIPKLSDMLLAAVNAIGLIVALYYGLTALACAVRFRAALHEGPREALLAVAVPALSGLVLLGLGGYLGYSYLTMSDHFELSPANGWFMFSLPAAIVLAGLGMAAVAKYVRRSPYFTTGRGTDAEALTLPMDRTAV